A stretch of the Canis lupus familiaris isolate Mischka breed German Shepherd chromosome 37, alternate assembly UU_Cfam_GSD_1.0, whole genome shotgun sequence genome encodes the following:
- the LOC610636 gene encoding tubulin alpha-1B chain isoform X2 has product MRECISVHVGQAGVQIGNACWELYCLEHGIQPDGQMPSDKTIGGGDDSFNTFFSETGAGKHVPRAVFVDLEPTVIDEVRTGTYRQLFHPEQLITGKEDAANNYARGHYTIGKELIDLVLDRIRKLADQCTGLQGFLIFHSFGGGTGSGFTSLLMERLSVDYGKKSKLEFSIYPAPQVSTAVVEPYNSILTTHTTLEHSDCAFMVDNEAIYDICRRNLDIERPTYTNLNRLISQIVSSITASLRFDGALNVDLTEFQTNLVPYPRIHFPLATYAPVISAEKAYHEQLSVAEITNACFEPANQMVKCDPRHGKYMACCLLYRGDVVPKDVNAAIAAIKTKRSIQFVDWCPTGFKVGINYQPPTVVPGGDLAKVQRAVCMLSNTTAIAEAWARLDHKFDLMYAKRAFVHWYVGEGMEEGEFSEAREDMAALEKDYEEVGMDSVEGEGEEEGDEY; this is encoded by the exons CGTGAGTGCATTTCAGTCCATGTGGGGCAGGCCGGTGTGCAAATTGGCAATGCCTGCTGGGAGCTCTACTGTCTGGAACATGGGATCCAACCCGATGGACAGATGCCCAGTGACAAGACCATCGGTGGAGGGGACGACTCCTTCAACACCTTCTTTAGTGAAACTGGGGCTGGGAAACATGTGCCCCGGGCGGTGTTTGTGGATCTGGAGCCCACTGTGATTG ATGAGGTTCGGACAGGCACGTACCGCCAGCTCTTCCACCCAGAGCAGCTCATCACTGGCAAGGAAGATGCTGCCAATAACTACGCCCGAGGTCACTACACCATTGGAAAGGAGCTCATCGACCTGGTACTGGACCGAATTCGGAAGCTG GCTGACCAGTGCACAGGACTCCAAGGGTTCCTCATCTTCCACAGCTTCGGAGGGGGCACCGGCTCGGGCTTCACCTCACTCCTGATGGAGCGGCTCTCGGTTGACTACGGCAAGAAGTCCAAGCTGGAGTTCTCCATCTACCCCGCCCCCCAGGTGTCCACAGCCGTGGTGGAGCCCTACAACTCCATCCTGACCACCCACACCACCCTGGAGCACTCGGACTGTGCCTTCATGGTGGACAACGAGGCCATCTACGACATCTGCCGCCGCAACCTGGACATCGAGCGCCCCACCTACACCAACCTCAACCGGCTCATCAGCCAAATCGTCTCCTCCATCACGGCTTCCCTGCGCTTCGACGGGGCCCTCAACGTGGACCTGACGGAGTTCCAGACCAACCTGGTGCCCTACCCTCGCATCCACTTCCCGCTGGCCACGTACGCGCCGGTCATCTCCGCGGAGAAGGCCTACCACGAGCAGCTGTCGGTGGCGGAGATCACCAACGCCTGCTTCGAGCCCGCCAACCAGATGGTGAAGTGCGATCCCCGCCACGGCAAGTACATGGCCTGCTGCCTGCTGTACCGGGGCGACGTGGTGCCCAAGGACGTCAACGCCGCCATCGCCGCCATCAAGACCAAGCGCAGTATTCAGTTTGTGGACTGGTGCCCCACGGGCTTCAAGGTGGGGATCAACTACCAGCCACCCACCGTGGTGCCCGGGGGCGACCTGGCCAAGGTGCAGCGCGCCGTGTGCATGCTGAGCAACACGACCGCCATCGCCGAGGCCTGGGCCCGCCTGGATCACAAGTTCGACCTGATGTATGCCAAGAGGGCCTTTGTGCACTGGTACGTGGGCGAGGGCATGGAGGAGGGGGAGTTCTCTGAGGCCCGGGAGGATATGGCTGCCCTGGAGAAGGATTACGAGGAGGTGGGCATGGATAgcgtggagggggagggagaagaggagggagatgaATACTAG
- the LOC610636 gene encoding tubulin alpha-8 chain isoform X1: MEAPPCLPHKAVEGLKGDEVRTGTYRQLFHPEQLITGKEDAANNYARGHYTIGKELIDLVLDRIRKLADQCTGLQGFLIFHSFGGGTGSGFTSLLMERLSVDYGKKSKLEFSIYPAPQVSTAVVEPYNSILTTHTTLEHSDCAFMVDNEAIYDICRRNLDIERPTYTNLNRLISQIVSSITASLRFDGALNVDLTEFQTNLVPYPRIHFPLATYAPVISAEKAYHEQLSVAEITNACFEPANQMVKCDPRHGKYMACCLLYRGDVVPKDVNAAIAAIKTKRSIQFVDWCPTGFKVGINYQPPTVVPGGDLAKVQRAVCMLSNTTAIAEAWARLDHKFDLMYAKRAFVHWYVGEGMEEGEFSEAREDMAALEKDYEEVGMDSVEGEGEEEGDEY, encoded by the exons ATGAGGTTCGGACAGGCACGTACCGCCAGCTCTTCCACCCAGAGCAGCTCATCACTGGCAAGGAAGATGCTGCCAATAACTACGCCCGAGGTCACTACACCATTGGAAAGGAGCTCATCGACCTGGTACTGGACCGAATTCGGAAGCTG GCTGACCAGTGCACAGGACTCCAAGGGTTCCTCATCTTCCACAGCTTCGGAGGGGGCACCGGCTCGGGCTTCACCTCACTCCTGATGGAGCGGCTCTCGGTTGACTACGGCAAGAAGTCCAAGCTGGAGTTCTCCATCTACCCCGCCCCCCAGGTGTCCACAGCCGTGGTGGAGCCCTACAACTCCATCCTGACCACCCACACCACCCTGGAGCACTCGGACTGTGCCTTCATGGTGGACAACGAGGCCATCTACGACATCTGCCGCCGCAACCTGGACATCGAGCGCCCCACCTACACCAACCTCAACCGGCTCATCAGCCAAATCGTCTCCTCCATCACGGCTTCCCTGCGCTTCGACGGGGCCCTCAACGTGGACCTGACGGAGTTCCAGACCAACCTGGTGCCCTACCCTCGCATCCACTTCCCGCTGGCCACGTACGCGCCGGTCATCTCCGCGGAGAAGGCCTACCACGAGCAGCTGTCGGTGGCGGAGATCACCAACGCCTGCTTCGAGCCCGCCAACCAGATGGTGAAGTGCGATCCCCGCCACGGCAAGTACATGGCCTGCTGCCTGCTGTACCGGGGCGACGTGGTGCCCAAGGACGTCAACGCCGCCATCGCCGCCATCAAGACCAAGCGCAGTATTCAGTTTGTGGACTGGTGCCCCACGGGCTTCAAGGTGGGGATCAACTACCAGCCACCCACCGTGGTGCCCGGGGGCGACCTGGCCAAGGTGCAGCGCGCCGTGTGCATGCTGAGCAACACGACCGCCATCGCCGAGGCCTGGGCCCGCCTGGATCACAAGTTCGACCTGATGTATGCCAAGAGGGCCTTTGTGCACTGGTACGTGGGCGAGGGCATGGAGGAGGGGGAGTTCTCTGAGGCCCGGGAGGATATGGCTGCCCTGGAGAAGGATTACGAGGAGGTGGGCATGGATAgcgtggagggggagggagaagaggagggagatgaATACTAG